A section of the Malania oleifera isolate guangnan ecotype guangnan chromosome 2, ASM2987363v1, whole genome shotgun sequence genome encodes:
- the LOC131148839 gene encoding uncharacterized protein LOC131148839, whose translation MVFNSLLVLSVAKTSADVWQQIACIPDRISPDQLLDLICCFPLHQLGRLAICFCTFFCLPPPDSYYYPSNYYDSDSSSSDYDDDDVYYYDSHSD comes from the coding sequence atggtgttCAACAGCTTGCTTGTTCTATCGGTGGCGAAGACATCTGCAGACGTATGGCAACAAATAGCATGCATTCCCGACCGCATAAGCCCCGACCAGTTGCTGGATCTCATCTGCTGCTTCCCCTTGCACCAGCTTGGCCGTCTCGCTATCTGCTTCTGCACCTTCTTCTGCTTGCCCCCACCGGACTCCTACTACTATCCCTCCAATTACTATGATTCCGATTCTTCATCCTCCGATTACGACGACGACGACGTTTACTACTACGATTCTCACTCCGATTGA